One window of the Chryseobacterium sp. CY350 genome contains the following:
- a CDS encoding ankyrin repeat domain-containing protein translates to MKKIISATLFLAMSIFANGLFAQQVSKDQMKIFQTDNLQDFKKVFKKDDFNKCFAIKENSYDLLALSVKYERKNIFNFLLSNTTDVNRICNNQSPLMVAARYGKADMAQSLLKKGADKNLKNASGETAKDFAVKYEKVNLANILK, encoded by the coding sequence ATGAAAAAGATTATATCGGCTACTTTATTTCTTGCAATGTCAATTTTCGCAAACGGATTATTCGCACAGCAGGTTTCTAAAGATCAAATGAAAATCTTCCAAACTGACAATCTTCAGGATTTTAAAAAAGTTTTTAAAAAAGATGACTTTAATAAATGTTTTGCAATTAAGGAAAACTCTTATGATCTTCTTGCATTAAGCGTAAAATATGAAAGAAAAAATATTTTTAATTTCTTATTAAGCAATACTACTGATGTCAACAGAATCTGCAATAATCAATCACCATTGATGGTCGCTGCAAGATACGGAAAGGCAGATATGGCGCAATCTCTACTGAAAAAAGGTGCAGATAAAAATCTAAAAAATGCAAGCGGCGAAACTGCTAAAGATTTTGCAGTAAAATACGAAAAAGTAAATCTTGCAAATATTCTTAAATAG
- the ku gene encoding non-homologous end joining protein Ku: protein MKAIWNGAIGFGLVNIPVKIYSATETSKLDLDMLDKSDFSNIKFKRVNEKTGKEVKWANIVKGYLMDDKYVILEDEDYEAASPEKTKILSIEHFVKEVEVDSVYFETPYFLEPQKNGENAYRLLIKALQQTKMVGIGTFVLRDTEAIGMIRPYSDDVLVLNRLRFDQEIRDYKQLKIPAKKAPKPAELKMAKNLIEQLSEPFDPKFYKNTYSEELLKIIKKKAKGKSVKLKKSEPAKQGKVIDLMAQLKASLQTPKSKNAS from the coding sequence ATGAAAGCAATTTGGAACGGTGCCATTGGTTTTGGCCTAGTTAATATTCCTGTGAAGATTTATTCTGCGACGGAAACCAGCAAACTGGATCTTGATATGCTGGATAAATCTGATTTTTCAAATATAAAATTCAAGAGAGTTAACGAAAAAACAGGTAAGGAAGTCAAGTGGGCAAATATCGTAAAAGGTTATCTGATGGACGATAAATACGTCATTCTTGAAGATGAAGATTATGAAGCCGCAAGTCCGGAGAAAACAAAAATTCTTTCTATAGAGCATTTCGTAAAAGAAGTAGAAGTAGATTCGGTCTATTTTGAAACTCCTTATTTTCTAGAGCCACAAAAAAATGGTGAAAATGCTTACCGTCTTTTAATCAAAGCATTGCAACAGACAAAAATGGTAGGCATCGGGACGTTTGTTCTGCGTGATACCGAAGCAATTGGTATGATTCGACCGTACAGTGATGATGTTTTGGTTTTAAATAGACTGCGTTTTGATCAGGAAATAAGAGATTACAAACAACTGAAAATTCCAGCCAAAAAAGCTCCGAAGCCCGCCGAACTCAAAATGGCGAAAAATCTGATCGAACAACTTTCAGAACCTTTTGACCCGAAATTCTACAAGAATACATATTCCGAAGAACTGCTTAAAATCATCAAGAAAAAAGCAAAAGGAAAATCTGTAAAACTCAAAAAATCTGAGCCTGCAAAACAAGGTAAAGTGATCGACTTGATGGCACAATTAAAAGCCAGTCTGCAAACTCCGAAATCTAAAAATGCATCCTGA
- a CDS encoding ankyrin repeat domain-containing protein, with the protein MKKLFLAISMIAFSFLSAQELSTEHKQMLKYDDAGNFTKLVSKENINICYKNEENSYSLLALSIKLNSKKVFQKLLDDKADLEKVCDGKTPLMFAAKYGNAEFAKKLLENGAKKEAKTEKGYTALDYAKKYEKSDVIKLLE; encoded by the coding sequence ATGAAAAAATTATTTTTAGCAATTTCTATGATTGCATTCAGCTTTTTGTCAGCGCAGGAATTATCCACAGAGCATAAACAGATGCTTAAATATGACGATGCTGGAAATTTCACCAAGTTAGTAAGCAAAGAAAATATAAATATATGCTATAAGAACGAAGAGAATTCGTATTCGCTATTGGCATTGTCTATCAAATTAAACAGCAAAAAGGTATTTCAGAAACTTTTAGACGATAAAGCTGATTTGGAAAAAGTGTGTGATGGCAAAACACCACTAATGTTTGCTGCAAAATACGGAAATGCAGAATTTGCAAAAAAACTTCTGGAGAACGGCGCTAAAAAAGAAGCAAAAACCGAAAAAGGATATACCGCATTAGATTATGCTAAAAAGTATGAAAAAAGTGACGTCATCAAACTTTTAGAATAG
- a CDS encoding DUF2975 domain-containing protein: MKSTSNLIIEILTVFIWIYTFVLCIALAALIFTLMTTLLGIDIGTMKEMKITINLGSEKITNVQALGKIKMILILAYAIISGILELLLLTFVIKILRKFKQNQYFSIEIYFLISKIAKFALVIGCISLLAVFINQLFSGSFIISMDVNNDNFKFFIFAGIVYIIAEVYKKAVDIHSENELTI; encoded by the coding sequence ATGAAATCAACCTCAAATTTAATAATAGAAATCCTTACCGTTTTCATCTGGATTTATACTTTCGTTTTATGTATTGCCTTAGCTGCACTCATTTTCACATTGATGACTACACTGTTAGGAATAGACATCGGAACGATGAAAGAAATGAAGATCACCATAAATTTAGGAAGCGAAAAAATTACGAATGTACAAGCATTAGGAAAGATAAAAATGATCTTAATTCTAGCATATGCAATTATATCAGGAATCCTTGAATTGCTCCTATTAACCTTTGTCATTAAGATTTTAAGAAAATTTAAGCAGAACCAATATTTTTCAATAGAAATTTACTTTTTGATCTCGAAAATCGCCAAATTTGCTCTGGTAATTGGTTGTATTTCTTTGCTTGCGGTTTTTATTAATCAACTTTTCTCCGGAAGCTTCATAATATCAATGGATGTAAATAATGACAATTTTAAATTTTTCATTTTTGCCGGAATCGTTTATATCATTGCGGAAGTTTACAAAAAGGCAGTTGATATTCATTCTGAAAATGAGCTAACAATATAA
- a CDS encoding helix-turn-helix domain-containing protein encodes MPIIINVDVMLAKRKMQSQELAEKIGITQANLSILKTGKAKAVKLATLEAICRALDCQPGDILEFRP; translated from the coding sequence ATGCCAATAATTATAAACGTAGACGTCATGTTGGCGAAAAGGAAAATGCAGTCTCAGGAACTTGCTGAGAAAATAGGAATCACACAGGCAAATCTTTCAATTTTGAAAACGGGAAAAGCAAAAGCTGTAAAACTCGCGACTTTGGAAGCAATTTGCAGAGCGCTGGATTGTCAGCCAGGTGATATATTAGAATTTAGACCTTAA
- a CDS encoding DNA polymerase ligase N-terminal domain-containing protein, which yields MALKDYNDKRRFDETTEPKGKTKKSEDKLIFVIQRHAASRLHYDFRLEMEGVLKSWAVPKGPSLNPDDKRLAMMVEDHPYDYKDFEGNIPEGNYGAGQVEVWDSGTYEPLDDQSKLSDEKELLKELKAGSLKFILHGKKLKGEFALVKMKNAENNSWLLIKHKDKYALESYDAEENTAKNSEVTKFLEEKKSLKSSKKK from the coding sequence ATGGCACTAAAAGATTATAACGACAAACGAAGATTCGACGAAACTACTGAACCTAAGGGAAAAACAAAAAAAAGTGAGGACAAACTTATTTTTGTGATTCAGAGACATGCTGCATCAAGACTTCATTATGATTTTAGATTAGAAATGGAAGGAGTTTTGAAAAGTTGGGCCGTTCCTAAAGGTCCGTCTCTAAATCCTGATGACAAAAGACTTGCAATGATGGTTGAAGATCACCCTTACGATTATAAAGATTTTGAAGGAAATATACCAGAAGGTAATTACGGAGCTGGCCAGGTGGAAGTTTGGGATAGTGGGACTTACGAGCCTTTGGACGATCAAAGTAAACTTTCTGATGAGAAAGAATTATTAAAAGAACTTAAAGCGGGTTCATTAAAATTCATATTGCACGGAAAGAAATTAAAAGGTGAATTTGCTTTAGTGAAAATGAAAAATGCCGAAAATAATTCTTGGTTACTCATAAAACACAAAGACAAATATGCTTTAGAAAGCTATGACGCGGAAGAAAATACGGCAAAAAATTCGGAGGTAACGAAATTTTTAGAGGAAAAAAAAAGCCTAAAAAGCAGCAAAAAAAAGTAA
- a CDS encoding DUF2975 domain-containing protein, which produces MKLLGQKSASTIISYLFLALFIILFIHSVYQLFGFGIGYYNWTTSHHLFSETFYVNDEIDYASYEKGKYVFFRFKYPFSEQQMLTGFFTLNTFIFHTFQNIFFCLFFLYGFKTSKELSEKELFNETIIKHLKTFTAITLLYAPLYFLIWIFIFRTGLESSMLMTTFAFLFLGIILHFITVFFKKGLQLQTESDLTI; this is translated from the coding sequence ATGAAATTATTAGGACAAAAATCTGCCTCTACAATCATCAGTTATTTATTCTTGGCATTATTTATTATCCTTTTTATTCATTCCGTTTATCAATTATTCGGATTTGGAATAGGGTATTATAACTGGACAACTTCACATCATCTTTTCTCAGAAACTTTTTATGTAAATGATGAAATAGATTATGCATCTTATGAAAAAGGAAAATATGTATTTTTCAGATTTAAATATCCTTTCTCAGAGCAACAGATGCTTACAGGGTTTTTCACTTTAAATACATTTATCTTTCACACCTTTCAAAACATTTTTTTCTGCCTCTTTTTCTTGTATGGATTTAAAACTTCCAAGGAGTTAAGTGAAAAGGAACTGTTTAATGAAACAATTATAAAGCATTTAAAAACCTTCACCGCTATTACATTGCTTTATGCACCACTTTATTTTTTAATCTGGATTTTTATTTTCCGCACTGGCCTTGAATCAAGCATGCTGATGACAACTTTTGCATTCTTATTTCTGGGAATTATTTTACATTTTATAACGGTATTTTTTAAAAAAGGGCTTCAGTTACAGACAGAAAGCGATTTAACAATTTAA
- the aspS gene encoding aspartate--tRNA ligase: MFRSHTNGELSLKNLNEEVTLSGWVQTIRDKGFMIWIDLRDRYGVTQLVFDQDRSSAELMENAKKLGREFVIQVTGKVIERVSKNPNIPTGEIEILVEKLEVLNESQLPPFTIEDETDGGEELRMKYRYLDIRRAPVRDKLIFRHKMAQKVRNYLSDEGFIEVETPVLIKSTPEGARDFVVPSRMNPGQFYALPQSPQTFKQLLMVGGMDKYFQIVKCFRDEDLRADRQPEFTQIDCEMAFVDQEDVMNVFEGMTKTLIKDITGQEFGTFPRMTFADAMQKYGNDKPDIRFGMEFVELNDLVKGKDFKIFDDAELVVGINVEGCADYTRKQIDELVDWVKRPQIGASGMVWAKFQNDGVKTSSVNKFYNEEDLAKIIEKFGAKEGDLMLILSGNEHKVRTQLSALRMELGNRLGLRKGNVFAPLWVVDFPLLEFDEESGRYHAMHHPFTSPKPEDIHLLETDPGKARANAYDMVLNGNEIGGGSIRIFDRDLQSRMFDLLGFTKEEAEAQFGFLMNAFKYGAPPHGGLAFGFDRLVAILDGNEVIRDYIAFPKNNSGRDVMIDAPAAIANEQLDELELKLNLKA; this comes from the coding sequence ATGTTTCGATCGCACACCAACGGAGAATTGTCTCTTAAAAATCTTAATGAAGAAGTTACACTTTCAGGATGGGTACAAACCATTCGTGATAAAGGATTTATGATTTGGATAGATCTTCGGGATCGTTACGGAGTTACACAGTTGGTTTTCGATCAGGACCGTTCTTCGGCGGAATTGATGGAAAATGCAAAAAAACTGGGACGAGAATTTGTGATTCAGGTTACAGGAAAAGTTATCGAAAGAGTCAGCAAAAACCCAAATATTCCAACTGGTGAAATTGAAATTTTAGTTGAAAAATTAGAAGTTCTTAATGAATCTCAACTTCCGCCTTTCACGATTGAAGATGAAACGGATGGTGGTGAAGAATTAAGAATGAAATACCGTTACCTTGATATCAGAAGAGCTCCGGTAAGAGATAAATTAATTTTCCGTCACAAAATGGCGCAGAAAGTGAGAAATTATCTTTCAGACGAAGGTTTTATCGAGGTTGAAACTCCGGTATTAATCAAATCTACTCCGGAAGGAGCGAGAGATTTTGTTGTACCGAGCAGAATGAATCCGGGACAGTTTTACGCATTGCCACAGTCTCCACAAACTTTCAAACAATTGTTGATGGTTGGTGGAATGGATAAATATTTTCAGATCGTGAAATGTTTCCGTGATGAGGATTTGAGAGCAGATCGACAGCCTGAATTTACACAAATCGACTGTGAAATGGCGTTTGTAGATCAGGAAGACGTGATGAATGTGTTCGAAGGAATGACGAAAACCCTGATTAAAGATATTACTGGTCAGGAATTCGGAACTTTCCCAAGAATGACGTTCGCTGATGCAATGCAGAAATACGGAAACGACAAACCGGATATCCGTTTCGGAATGGAATTCGTGGAGTTGAACGATTTAGTAAAAGGAAAAGATTTTAAAATATTTGATGACGCAGAATTGGTTGTCGGAATCAATGTTGAAGGTTGTGCCGATTATACAAGAAAGCAGATCGATGAGCTCGTTGACTGGGTTAAAAGACCTCAGATCGGAGCTTCAGGAATGGTTTGGGCTAAATTCCAGAATGACGGTGTGAAAACATCTTCGGTAAATAAATTCTATAACGAGGAAGATTTAGCAAAAATCATTGAGAAATTTGGAGCGAAAGAAGGCGATTTAATGTTGATTCTTTCAGGAAACGAGCACAAAGTAAGAACCCAACTTTCCGCTTTGAGAATGGAGCTCGGAAATCGTTTAGGATTAAGAAAAGGAAATGTTTTCGCACCACTTTGGGTTGTCGATTTCCCGTTATTGGAATTTGACGAAGAAAGCGGACGTTACCATGCAATGCACCACCCTTTCACTTCTCCAAAACCAGAAGATATCCATTTACTGGAAACTGATCCAGGAAAAGCAAGAGCCAACGCTTACGATATGGTTTTGAACGGAAACGAAATCGGTGGTGGTTCCATCAGAATTTTCGACAGAGATTTACAGTCAAGAATGTTTGACTTATTAGGATTTACAAAAGAAGAAGCAGAAGCTCAATTCGGATTCTTAATGAATGCCTTCAAATACGGAGCGCCGCCTCACGGTGGTTTAGCCTTCGGATTTGACCGTTTGGTAGCGATTCTTGACGGAAATGAAGTGATCAGAGATTATATCGCTTTCCCTAAGAATAATTCAGGGCGAGATGTAATGATCGACGCTCCGGCTGCGATTGCGAATGAACAGCTCGATGAACTGGAACTGAAATTAAATTTAAAAGCATAA